A region from the Acanthopagrus latus isolate v.2019 chromosome 8, fAcaLat1.1, whole genome shotgun sequence genome encodes:
- the pdia3 gene encoding protein disulfide-isomerase A3, whose amino-acid sequence MLRLIFLAALAGFSRASDVLDYGDDDFESKIGTHDLALVEFFAPWCGHCKRLAPEYEAAATRLKGSVPLVKVDCTSNSNTCSKYGVSGYPTLKIFRDGEESGPYDGPRTADGIVSFLKKQAGPASVELKDDAAFQKFIADQDASVIGFFADDKSTSQAEYLKAASALRDNYRFAHTNSEALLQSQGIDGEGVILFRPPRLNNKFEDSSVKFTDEKYTSNKIKRFIQDNIFGICPHMTDDNKDQLKGKDVLVAYYDVDYDKNPKGSNYWRNRVMKVAKSFLDQGKKLNFAVASKAAFSHDVSEFGLDGSSGELPLVAIRTAKGDKYVMAEEFSRDGKALERFLQEYFDGKLKRYLKSEPIPESNDGPVKVVVAENFDSIVNDDSKDVLIEFYAPWCGHCKSLEPKFNELGEKLAEDPNIVIAKMDATANDVPSPYEVSGFPTLYFAPAGRKMTPKKYEGGREVSDFISYLKREATNPLAVQEESKKKKKKKRDGDDEL is encoded by the exons ATGTTGAGGCTGATCTTTTTGGCCGCTCTTGCTGGGTTCTCCCGGGCCAGTGATGTGCTTGATTACGGGGATGATGATTTCGAAAGCAAGATTGGAACTCATGACCTCGCTCTGGTGGAATTTTTCGCCCCTTG GTGTGGCCATTGTAAACGGTTAGCACCTGAGTATGAGGCAGCAGCCACACGTCTGAAAGGCAGTGTCCCCCTGGTCAAG GTTGACTGCACATCCAACAGCAACACATGCAGCAAATATGGTGTCAGTGGCTATCCGACCCTGAAGATCTTCAGGGATGGAGAAGAATCTGGTCCCTATGATGGTCCCAGAACAGCAG ATGGGATTGTCAGCTTCCTCAAGAAGCAGGCTGGCCCAGCTTCTGTAGAGCTCAAGGATGACGCAGCCTTTCAGAAGTTCATTGCAGACCAAGACGCAAGTGTTATTG GGTTCTTTGCTGATGACAAGAGCACATCACAGGCGGAGTACCTGAAGGCAGCCAGCGCCCTGAGAGACAACTACCGCTTCGCCCACACCAACTCTGAGGCTCTCCTCCAGAGCCAAGGCATTGACGGAGA GGGAGTCATCCTGTTCCGCCCACCACGACTCAACAACAAGTTTGAAGACAGCTCCGTGAAGTTCACCGATGAGAAATACACCAGCAACAAAATCAAGAGGTTCATCCAGGACAACAT CTTTGGAATCTGCCCCCACATGACAGACGACAACAAAGACCAGCTGAAGGGAAAAGACGTGCTGGTGGCTTATTATGATGTTGATTATGACAAAAATCCCAAGGGTTCCAACTACTGGAGGAACAG GGTGATGAAGGTGGCCAAGAGCTTCCTGGATCAGGGCAAGAAGCTGAACTTTGCCGTTGCCAGCAAGGCTGCGTTCAGCCACGACGTGTCCGAGTTTGGCCTGGATGGCAGCTCAGGAGAACTGCCTCTGGTGGCCATCCGCACTGCCAAGGGAGACAAATACGTCATGGCTGAGGAGTTCTC ACGTGATGGAAAAGCTCTGGAGCGTTTCCTGCAGGAATACTTTGACGGCAAGTTGAAGCGCTACCTCAAATCAGAGCCCATTCCAGAGAGCAACGACGGACCTGTCAAG GTCGTGGTGGCTGAGAACTTCGACTCCATCGTCAACGACGACAGCAAAGACGTGCTGATTGAGTTCTACGCTCCATGGTGCGGACACTGCAAGAGCTTGGAGCCCAAATTCAACGAGCTCGGGGAGAAG CTTGCTGAGGATCCCAACATTGTCATTGCCAAGATGGACGCCACAGCCAATGATGTGCCATCTCCATATGAAGTCAGCGG TTTCCCCACACTGTACTTTGCCCCTGCTGGACGTAAGATGACCCCAAAGAAATACGAG GGGGGTCGCGAGGTGAGCGACTTCATCTCCTACTTGAAGAGAGAGGCCACCAATCCCTTGGCAGTGCAGGAGGagtccaagaagaagaagaagaagaagagggacgGCGACGATGAGCTATAA